ACAACCTCGTCTTCCACCCGACCGAGCCGCGCGTGCTGGCGGTGCTGGACTGGGAGCTGTCGACGCTGGGCCATCCGCTGGCGGACTTCAGCTATCACTGCATGTCGTGGCACATCCGCAAGAGCGGCGCGGCGCGCGGCCTGGGCGGCGTGGACCTGGCGCCGCTGGGCATCCCGGGCGAGCTCGACTACGTGCGCCGCTACTGCGAGCGCACCGGCCGCGGCGATGCGGCGACGGTGATGAAGGACTGGAACTTCTACCTCGCCTACAACCTGTTCCGGATCTGCGCGATCCTGCAGGGCATCGCCAAACGCGTCGAGGACGGCACGGCATCGAGCCAGCAGGCCAGAGAGGCCGGCGCGGGCGCCAAACCGATGGCGGAGCTGGGCTGGTCGTTCGCGCAGAAGCTGTCAGGCTGAACCGGGCCAGCCAGCGATCACGGCATCCCAGGGGGACGGTGTCGGGAACACCTCCTCCAGGAAGGCGACGAAGGCCTTCACGGCGGGATTGGCGCGCCGGCTCGCCGGCCAGACGGCGGTGATCATCGTGCGGTCGACCGCGAACTCGCTCAGCACCGGCACCAGCAGTCCGCGCTGCACGTAAGGCGCCGCGATCCACGACGCCGCCATGCCGACGCCTCCGCCGGCGGCCAGCACTTCCACCACCGCATCGCTGACGTCCAGGACGATGGGCGCCTCGGGCGTGAATTCGATGAGACGGCTGCCCACCTTGAACTGCCAGACCAGCGTCTGGCCCGAGGTCTGGTAGCGGAAGTTCACGCAGTCGTGATCGCGCAGGTCTTCGGGCCGTCGCGGCGTGCCTCGCGCAGCCAGATAACCCGGCGAGGCGAAGGCGCTCAGCCGCACCGGCGACAGGCCGCGCGAGATCAGGCTGGAGTCCGGCTGGCTGCCGATGCGGATCGCGAGGTCCACGCCCTCCTCGACCAGATTGACGTACCGGTCGCCGAGCCGCAGGTCGATGGTCACCTTCGGATGGCGTCGGCGGAATTCCGGGAGCGCCGGCGCCAGCATCCGCGTGCCGATCGGCAGCGGCGCGGCGATCTTCAAGGTGCCGGCGGGCTCGGCCTTGGCGGCGACCGCCGACTGGACCACGTCGTCCGCCGCGCGCAGCAATTCGAGCGCGCGCTGATGGAGATCGCGCCCTTCCGGCGTCAGCACCAGCGAGCGGGTCGTGCGGGTGAACAGACGCAGACCGAGCTGCTGCTCCAGCCGCTGGATCGTCTTGCTCACCGCGGACGGCGACACCGAGAGTGATCGCGCCGCCGCTGTGAAGCTGCCTTGGGACGCAGCGCGCGCGAACGCGACGATGCCGGTCAGGCGCTCCAGGGTGATTTGTTCCGTCATGGCACTTAACAAGTGATCGATGAACGGATTATCAAACCGGCGTCGACTATTCACACTGTGATCTCAGGACGCCCGTGGGGTGTCCTTCCCTTGCCGAGAAGGAAGCAGTGATGACTCAAGACACGATGAAGGCCGTCCGGATCCACGCGTTCGGAGGTCCGGAAGTACTGCGCTACGAAGACGCGCCTGTCCCGACGCTCAAGCCCGGCGAGGTGCTGGTCCGCGTGCAGGCGGTGGCGGTCAATCCGCCCGACTGGTATCTGCGCGACGGCTACCGCAGCCTGCCCGCGGAGTGGCGTCCGGCACTGGACCTGCCGGTGATCCCGGGGACGGACGTGTCGGGCGTCGTGGCGGCCGTGGCGGCGGACGTCACGACGCTGGCCGTCGGCGACGAGGTGTTCGGCATGGTGAAGTTCCCCAGCTTCGGGGAAAGCGCCGCCTATGCCGAGTACGTGGCGGCGCCGGCAACCGATCTCGCGCGCAAGCCCGCGGGCGTCGACCATTCGCAGACCGCCGGTGTCGCGATGGCGGGCCTGACGGCCTGGCAGTTCCTGATCGAACTCGGCCATGACGCGCCCAACCCGCTTCAACCGGGACGCCATCACCCCGTGCCGCTTCGCGGCAAGGCCGTGCTGGTCAACGGCGCGGGCGGCGGCGTCGGACACCTCGCCGTCCAGTTGGCGAAGAGGCAGGGCGCGCAGGTCACCGCCGTCGCCTCCGGCAAGCACGAGCCGTTCCTGCGCGAGCTCGGCGTCGACCGGTTCATCGACTACCAGCGCACGCCGCCGGAGGACATCGCGCGGGATCTCGACCTGGTGGTCGACACCCTGGTCGGACCGACGACGGCGCGCTTCCTGCGCACGCTCAAGCGCGGCGGCGCCCTCTTCCCAATCTACCCTTTGGGCTTCGACGGCGGCAATGAAGCCGCACGCCTGGGCGTCACCGTGTCCGCCACGCAGGTACGGTCCAGCGGGGCGCAGCTCGAGACCTTGGGGCGCCTCATCGCCGAGGGTTCACTGCGCGTCGCGATCGACAGCACCTTCGCGCTGAAGGACGCGCGCGCGGCCCACGAACGCGCGGCGCGGGGCGGCATCCAGGGCAAGATCATCCTTGCGGTCGCGTGATGGCCGGCGAGCGCGCCATCACCTGACGGGCAGGCCTTCCGCCTTCAATGCGGCACGGACCGTCGGGCGCTGCACCATGCGGTCCATGAACTGCCCGATCGACGTATACGGGGACATGTCGATGTCCACGCGCACCGGCCAGCGCAGCACGTTGTACAGGTAGGCGTCGACGACGGAGAAGTCCTCGCCCAGCACGTAGTCGTTGCTGGCGAGATGCTGCTCGATGTATTCGAAGCGGCCGGCGAGGTTGCCCTCGGCGAAGCGGGCCTTCGATTCGGCGTCCACGAACGGCGAGAAAATCACCGCCATGCCCTTGTGCAGGTCGGTCGCGACGTAGTTCAGCCATTGCATGGCTTGATACCGCTCCCGGCTCCCGAGTACGGGCAGCAGCTTGAACTGCGGATGCTGGTCCGCAATCCACTGCAGGATGACGGCGCTCTCCGTGAGGACATCGCCGTCGTCCAGCTGCAGCGCGGGGATCAGCCCCTTCGCGCTCACCTGGAAGTAGTCGCCTTCGACCGTCGTCTTCGTGGCGAAGTCGACCTTGATCAACTGGAATTCCTGTTCGGCTTCCCGCAACGCGATCTGTGTGGCCAAGGCGCAGGAGCCGGGGGAGAAGTAGAGCTTCATGAGTGACTTTCTCGTCAGGTGAATGAACGGATGAATGAATCCGTGAATGGAGATCACGTGACGGAAAGTCTATGAAGACGGGTCGGCCACACCAATGGCCGCGGCGCGAATTGATCGTTCATCCGACTGAACAATGGCGTCATCACGCCGGCTGCAACGATGACTTGCAGGCCGCGGCGTATCCGCGCAGGGCGTCGATTCC
This genomic stretch from Mitsuaria sp. 7 harbors:
- a CDS encoding NADP-dependent oxidoreductase, translating into MTQDTMKAVRIHAFGGPEVLRYEDAPVPTLKPGEVLVRVQAVAVNPPDWYLRDGYRSLPAEWRPALDLPVIPGTDVSGVVAAVAADVTTLAVGDEVFGMVKFPSFGESAAYAEYVAAPATDLARKPAGVDHSQTAGVAMAGLTAWQFLIELGHDAPNPLQPGRHHPVPLRGKAVLVNGAGGGVGHLAVQLAKRQGAQVTAVASGKHEPFLRELGVDRFIDYQRTPPEDIARDLDLVVDTLVGPTTARFLRTLKRGGALFPIYPLGFDGGNEAARLGVTVSATQVRSSGAQLETLGRLIAEGSLRVAIDSTFALKDARAAHERAARGGIQGKIILAVA
- a CDS encoding LysR family transcriptional regulator, which codes for MTEQITLERLTGIVAFARAASQGSFTAAARSLSVSPSAVSKTIQRLEQQLGLRLFTRTTRSLVLTPEGRDLHQRALELLRAADDVVQSAVAAKAEPAGTLKIAAPLPIGTRMLAPALPEFRRRHPKVTIDLRLGDRYVNLVEEGVDLAIRIGSQPDSSLISRGLSPVRLSAFASPGYLAARGTPRRPEDLRDHDCVNFRYQTSGQTLVWQFKVGSRLIEFTPEAPIVLDVSDAVVEVLAAGGGVGMAASWIAAPYVQRGLLVPVLSEFAVDRTMITAVWPASRRANPAVKAFVAFLEEVFPTPSPWDAVIAGWPGSA
- the gstA gene encoding glutathione transferase GstA, which codes for MKLYFSPGSCALATQIALREAEQEFQLIKVDFATKTTVEGDYFQVSAKGLIPALQLDDGDVLTESAVILQWIADQHPQFKLLPVLGSRERYQAMQWLNYVATDLHKGMAVIFSPFVDAESKARFAEGNLAGRFEYIEQHLASNDYVLGEDFSVVDAYLYNVLRWPVRVDIDMSPYTSIGQFMDRMVQRPTVRAALKAEGLPVR